A region of the Perca flavescens isolate YP-PL-M2 chromosome 15, PFLA_1.0, whole genome shotgun sequence genome:
GATCGTATATGACTCAATCAGTCACATAAGCTCTGAATAAAGTTATAAAGTGAGAAACATGTCCAACTTCTAATAACTTCTAATAACTTCTAACTTCTAATAACTGTAATGTTGGCACAAACTGGTTCTACTGTAACTGATATGATCAGAATTCTGCAGAAGAGCCTACTATTAACAACAAATGAAGAAGTGCAGCTGCAGAGGAGGCGCTGATTTGGTTTCCCTCGTGGCTCCAGTCAACTGATTTGTTCACTACTGCTTTTtcttatcttctttttttttttatcagaaagATCAAACCTTTCCTTCTTGTGTGACTTCTTTAGAATGCTTTCTGATTGCAGGGATCATTATCATAATGGAACTTACCATGTTGGGCAAAggttaaaagaagaagaagaaaaaaaaagatgcaccTGATTTTTATCAGGAACATCTGCAGAAGCAGCTTGAACTATCAACTGAAAGTGTAATGCAAACACCAGACGTGAAAGACATTCAACGTGATATGTCATTTGACTTATACCAGACAGGGTACAGCCCACATGATAAACTGAGCACATCCTGTGCtcttttgaaatgactgctgtTTTGACGTAGGAATGTTTAattataggcctacattaatgAGAACGAATAATGAATCAACAATTCTTATGAAaaacacatagagagagacagagagagagagagagagacagagagagagagagatagagagaactGACTATACAACGCCATCATTAAAATCCTCTCCTAAAACACCGCTATGTGAGCGCCCAGCCATGTAAATGCATTAATCGGATCCGTCACCTGTCTTTCTGTAAACGTCCTACTGTCATGTGGCTTTTGCGGTTTTCTCGAAATTCTCGAAATAATAAACTGCGTTCAAATGAAGTGAAAGAGCACATAGGGGCTGCTCTGAGCTCAGTTTCACTTTCGGTTGTGTTTCAGAGAAACCGGCTGCTGCCGCTAAGCGCCGCTCTTAGAGGAAGCACAACCCAGGGAGGAGCCATAACGCTATAAAGTCACCGAGTGTTTACCACGCCAGCGCACACACACGGGAGAGAGAATGATTTGACGGGTGGGAATCGCAGCCAGCAGGTCGACTGAGTTTTGCTTATGAGCTGTCAAATCGATGGTTGTCCCCCCTATCTCCCCCATATCACCGCGCTGCGTCTCGGATTACCTGCAGGACTTTAACCGAGCTCACTGATCGCGGTGTTTGCACAACGGATCTTTAAACAACCGCTGTCGTTAGAACACAACGGTAAGACTTCTCCAGCTGGAGTTATGCTGTAGGCTGGGCTGCTGTTGGGGGGTTTGGATTCATGGctgggtttttttcttcttttttttttttcctgggccTTGTGCATTGGAAGCATAAGGGAGTTAAATGTTAAACTCGTGCCTCTGAGTGCACggactttttttttaggaaaggAAATGCATGCTGGAGTTTTCCCATTGTTTGTTCGATCCCCACTGTCCAGATGTTAACTGCAGCATGCAGTGGAAACTGGAAAACTTTACGAGGCCACAACAATTAAATACCAAGAGAAACACGTAGGCTAACTCCAcagctctttttttccttttctttttttttttcttctaaatgaCTATTCTTTGAATGTGATCCATCTCCATGGCTGTTGGTAATGTGCCTGACATTGAAACAGTCCTCAAATTACAAAACACATCACCgcctgggggaggggggggggggagtggggggtgggggtaagTTAAAAGTTAACTCAAATGCAAAGTCATTCACATTGAACGTTTGAAGTAGGCAGGAAGAGTGATACAAGGATAGGCCTGCTGGTATGTGATGATGAGAGCTTAGGGCACGGACAATGTATCAATTGTACTCAGCTGTTGAGTATTATAAGATATGTATCCCCTCATGCTTtatgagaaaaaagaagaaaaaaaacccaaataCTACTTTCAGTTCGCAGTGTATACATTaaatttagttatttatttgtcattggCTTGGAAAAGTTTGATTTCAACCAGGTATTTCAGTCATTGAGGCAGAAATGATACAGCATAaatactgctgtgtgtgtgtgtgtgtgtgtgtgtgtgtgtgtgtgtgtgtgtgtgtgtgtgtgtgtgtgtgtgtgtgtgtgtgtgtgtgtgtgtgtgtgtgtgtgtgtgtgtgtgtgtgtgtgtgtgtgtgtgtgtgtgtgtgtatacagctGTATTTTGGCCTAACCGCAGATTACAGTCATGTCAAACAAAGTTCCATGGAAACTCCAATTAATATCTAACCTAAACCCCGAGACAGTCACTGAACTGTGtatacccccccacacacccccacacacgcGTTTCAATATTACAAATCTTTCTCCTTTTTTAGAGCTTTAGGGTCTTAAATGGTCATTTAAGGGGTTGTGCGTTGCTCTTGGGCATGATGAGATTCACCGCCGCTGTCCTGACCATTTTGTCAGAAAGCTGTAACTCTTAACTGATTTTGGTTTAACCgggttgtagttttttttatttatttattttttttttatttgctttactTAAGTAATCCATTACTGTTTTGATAATAActctttctgtcttgtcttgtctctcTCAGGATGTCAGTGTGGTGGTCAGAGATGGGAGAGGGTCTGGGGCCTCTCTCCCCTGTAGGATGGTAGCCGACAGCACAGTGGAAGGCCATGACAAGACCCAGTTGTCAAGCTCGTCGTCGTCACCGTCGTCATCCGCGTCGTCGTCAtccctgtcctcctcctcctcgtcttctCCGCTGGCTAGGCAGCTCCAGCGTCAGGCCGCTCTAAATCTGAACCCCAGGTCGCCGGTGTACCTGACCCACTTCCCCACGTTCTCATGCAAGGAGGACTGCAAGGTCATCACGGACACGGCGGCAAAGCTCGAGCTCAGCGCCTTCTACTGGGGTCCTCTGGGAGTGGAGGACGCCCATCGCATGCTGCGGGACGCGCCGCTGGGCAGCTTCCTCATCCGCGACAGCCGGCAGAAAGACGTCTTCTTCACGCTGTCCTACCACGGCAAGAGCGGCCCGGTCAGCGTGCGCATTGACTACAAGCGACAGAAGTTCTCACTGGCGGGCATCGAGCGCTCCTTTCCGACGCTCTTCGCCCTCTTGGAGCATTACGTCAATTCTCCCAAGAAGAGCCTGAGCGTCCCGTACAGGAAATGGAAGCCGACGCTGCAGGAGCTGTGCAGGAAGCGCATCATGGAGCTGTGTGGCGACGGGAGCCGCGTGGCGGAGCTGCCGCTCACCCATGTTGTCCAAGACTTCCTGTTGGAATTCCCTTACAAACTATGAGCAGCTTGCCGTATAAACTGTTGATggtattatttttcatttcaagAAGGCAGTTTTTACCAAGTACCGGTAAACCGGAGGAGCGTTTGGTAAAACCTGCCCATCACGTGCTGGAGGTCAAGCCTGCGTCTCCCCGTTTTGAGCTAAAAAGCTGCAAAATGTTCCGCAAGAGACATTACGACCACAGTCGAGCACAGGCGGTGCTCAGCGGGCCCGGGCACGACATTTCAACATACATTACCTCCGGAAGCTCGACTTGCACACGGACGGAGCGCCTTCTGGTCATGAGGAAGCGtgaaaagttggaaaaagctGCATTAAGAGAAATCTACAGCCACAGTAGAGCTATTACACAGATAAAAGACCTGGCGGGGTCAACAAACTGTAGGGTCTCTCTGTTGAGAGACCCCAAAAAGATATTGTGGACTTTAAGAGCATCAACAGAGTGGACTTGTGGGAGGGTACGGGCCGCGGTGCCAGTCGGATTGACTTTTGTAGCAGACTTTAATACTCTAATAATGTTGTTAAATGTTTACATCGCACACGAATGTTGGCCAGCACCGATGgctcaaataccacttgatatcttttttaaaaaaatctgctgTCACGGCTGCCCGTACGCGGTGGAATATCGTAGAAGATGTCAGAGGGTGTTGGGGTCCCGAGGTCTGGTGCTAACTTGTACTGTACGTGGAGGCGCATCGCCTCTTACTCCACTATCTCTGCCAGGCAGAGAATAAGTTTGTCGGTAaccctttacttgaaggtatctacataagggcgacatgacactgtcatgaacacatgacgtagtcatgacacatgaaccctaaccctaactctaacccgtcatgacaaaaaaaacaaaaaacaaatgacacttgatgacagaagcgttatgtcataaacgtttaggaCTTGTTggtgacacgttcatgacagcgtcatgtcactcttacgtagataaccttcaagtaaagtgtaaccagtTTGTATTTACTGAATCAGATAATACgagaatatttttttatattttatattttctatttgctattatatttgaaataaaaacgtATTTAAACCAACCTTGCTCGATTTTCAGTTACTTTTTGACTGTTTGACTGTTACTTCATGTCATGTGCATGGACAGGTAGGAGTCAGaaggggtggaggaggagggagggacaaacacacacacgcacacacacacagtcatacatacTTTGTCCTCGCTgtgttacagacagacagacagacagacagacaggaagtgtgaCATTAATGTACAGTATTGTCACCACAGTGAATCATCTGTGTAGGTGAAAGTGACAAGTGGGTGGGGTCACATTGGTAGTAATTGGACTGTTAtgcttagacacacacacttaccagAAACAGGGGCAGAGGTGACGTGtgattttgtctgtgtgtgtgtgtgtgtgtgtgtgtgtgtagtacttTTAACCTAATAAGGGCCCAGCGCAGATAAAAATTTTCTCAGGAGGAAGTGGGAAATTTTGGGGGGGTGTTAGTGGTTTGACAGAGACCTGTTAGATCAAGGTCACGGTTAAAGTTACAGTTAGCATTTCATTTTTAGAGTTAGGATTAACGTTTCGTACGTAGCACATATTCAAATACTAGAAAATAATACAAGAAAGCAGGTGGAAAGACATACAAGGGGGTGTCAAAATACTTGACTTGAAAGCCTTTCTGACCTGGTGCACAAAGATGACTTTTAAACAAGGAATGCCATTGTTCACTACGCACTGGCTGAAATATCACCTTTCTTCAATGGATGAGGCAACACTGATCCAAGTGGGTGTACTTGCTTTAAATGTATGACTCACATTTGACAAACGATATATTTGCAGTCACATTGGAGCAAAGGCCGAGCTGAATGCTTCCATTGAGACTATTGTCCTTTAGAAATGGAGCTATGCTTAAACGGTTGGACTGGCCTGTGGCACAAATCAGAGGCAGTATTTAAACAGGAACCCCCTACACACTTGTTACACATTCTTACACCGAGCCGTTCATCCAAACTGTTGTAGAGTTGCAGCACAAATTGATgtaactttcttcttcttggaACCACAAGTATAAAAGTTCAACTGTTGCTGCAAATGTCATCgtgttttcatgtcattgttGCGGAACACTTAATTCCttgacacacacaggaagaaagTCTGTTCCCAAAAAATAATGTCCTAAAATTGTCACCTTGCATACTTTACTGCCCCAATGCTTTACTATTTGCAGGGTTGATTTAGTTATACTGAAAGCCAAGTTTGTAACAGTAAAGGTAAAACTCCTTAAAAgtcacgtcaatgttaaaaataGAACATGTTTTACAGAACGTGTGGGTGCAGTAAGCTAGATGTATCTTTAGAAAGCAGAATCGTTAGCTTAAAGTTTGCCATTTCATGACGTTTGCGAGagtatgtcactttttttttttttttagacagtGTAGTGTACAGTTATCATTTCTAACTTGAGGTAGTAACCCTTCCTCATACCTAACCAGAACTCCAACGCTAAAACCAAACCTTAACCCCTTTTTTCGGGGATTTTTCTTTGATCCTCTTGGGTCTAGACAAATGTAGCCACAcatctttcactctctctctctctctctcactcacacacacacacacacacacacaggaacacgaGTCAGTGATATACACACTGTGATTGCAATATCTTAATTTCTTTTATAGGCGTGCGAGTTTTCAATCCTCAACTTTCTGGAGCTTTACCTAGAAAATGAGATCATTGGTTTAAGCACAAATTGTGGGGTGGCGGGTGAATCATATGTAGCAGTTTCATTCATAGCTTCTCAGTTTTCAGGACATTCCCGACTATTTTGAGAAGTGAAAGGTGAAGTGAGGTGTTCTGTGATTGTGTGCTTATCAGCTGATTTCTGTGGAGCCCTCTGCTTGGAGTTTTCTgtcctttaaacacacacattcacacacacaaagtgagaAAGAATAATGGTGGTGTTCTTTCAAAAGTTTAGCTTGACATTCGACgtgaataaagaataaaggcTATGAGCTTCTTATATATAGTTATCCTAGCCTCCCTGATCTTGTATTGTCTTGGACAAGGCTTTCCTATGACCAAACACCAATTCCTGAGTTAGTCACCAGTTTCCATGGTTTATTCAGGCTTTTctactggattttttttttaacccaccAATTCTGGTTAGTGGGAGATGTCAGAATTCCCAGTATGATGACAACTGATAAGCAGGAAGCTTAGTGGAAATGTTGGTCATCAGATTAGAAGAATGAGTTTCAACACTTCCTCAAAAGAAAGAACTTCCAAAgaatgtacatgtacatgtacatgtacatgtcACAATACAACAGACAAGCTTCAACTAAATCCAGTGTGGATGTGTAATGTAGTAGTTCTTCAAACAGCAGCTAGACCACGGCTCCAAGAATTCCCCAACTTCTATAATCAAACGTTGTCACAGCAACGATGGCGTTGGGAGAGTCGGCCAGACGTAGGTTGGCTTAGGTTAGCATGACGTCTGGAAACAAAGGGAAACCACTAGCCTGGCTccgtccaaaggtaacaaaatctgcttAAAAGCACCTCCAACGCTTACTTATTAACATGGTAGGTCTCATTTACTTCatccatataaaaaaaatattgtaaaatgGACAGGCTGTACTTTTACGAGGGGTTATACTTCGCAGCTTGGTGCAGTAACTTTCTATTCTTGTTGCCCCCGCCAACTCCAGTCTTTGTGCAAAAGTAAGCACATTTTTTGCCGGCTGGTATAAACTTTGGCATAGAGGccttaaaaatatgttaagtgAGGGTTTGATCATTTTGAATGAGAAGAAACTGCAGGATGAGACGGATAACTTTCTGAAGCAGCACTTTACTGTTggcaatatttcttttttcgAGGCATGGTGAAGGTATGACccaccctactctgcctctgattggtttacccTGTtcttcttaccctaaccataaccaatcttACTCCTCATGCCATTACCTAACCTAACCCAGCCCACCCAACCAACgaaggcaacgagtactagcaAATCAGAGGCAAAGTAGGGCGGATCATGTCTTGGCCATCCTAAGAAAAAGCCTACTGTTCTCCCCGCTCATGCAACACaactaaccaatcagaagctAGGAGGACTTCACTCTTAGGAAACCACAGAGAGGGGATGTACAGGTTATTGATCTTTGGTTAACTGCTAATACTCAGAACTGGCATG
Encoded here:
- the socs1a gene encoding suppressor of cytokine signaling 1a: MVADSTVEGHDKTQLSSSSSSPSSSASSSSLSSSSSSSPLARQLQRQAALNLNPRSPVYLTHFPTFSCKEDCKVITDTAAKLELSAFYWGPLGVEDAHRMLRDAPLGSFLIRDSRQKDVFFTLSYHGKSGPVSVRIDYKRQKFSLAGIERSFPTLFALLEHYVNSPKKSLSVPYRKWKPTLQELCRKRIMELCGDGSRVAELPLTHVVQDFLLEFPYKL